Proteins co-encoded in one Crateriforma spongiae genomic window:
- a CDS encoding DUF6868 family protein → MTTGRSITDLQTLRRFLGVCTLLNFGMLTLATGVLLAAGGPIASLHSRWFGLPEATLSVMYFSFLAGYKLLILGFNLMPYLALRCVDR, encoded by the coding sequence ATGACCACCGGTCGATCCATTACGGACCTGCAGACGCTGCGGCGTTTCCTGGGCGTCTGCACGCTGTTGAACTTTGGAATGCTGACGCTTGCGACCGGCGTCTTATTGGCTGCCGGGGGACCGATTGCATCCCTGCATTCCCGTTGGTTCGGCTTGCCCGAAGCAACGTTGTCGGTGATGTATTTTTCGTTCCTGGCCGGCTACAAGCTGTTGATACTTGGCTTCAACCTGATGCCGTATCTGGCACTACGATGCGTCGATCGTTGA
- a CDS encoding 3-keto-disaccharide hydrolase produces MRRVIQSFAFFPFLLTTIGLLLPTVTLGDDPSATGTAKDLFNGKDLTGWHVDVPDADNNPDIRPSFIVRDGKLVSMGTPRGHLITDQSYSDYRLEVEYRFAGKPGNCGVLVHASTPRALYKMFPQSIEVQMMHENAGDFWCIHENIVVDDMASRRPGDPSTWGGKQGQSRRILNLTDSSEKPLGQWNRMVVECVADKVKVWVNGDLVNEGFDCTAEQGQIALQAEGSEVEFRKVQLTPIRQISEQVPENQASDQ; encoded by the coding sequence ATGCGACGTGTCATTCAATCTTTCGCGTTTTTCCCTTTTCTGCTGACCACCATCGGCTTGCTGCTACCCACGGTGACGCTTGGCGACGATCCATCGGCAACTGGCACGGCAAAGGACTTGTTCAACGGTAAAGACCTGACCGGTTGGCATGTCGATGTCCCCGACGCGGACAACAACCCTGACATCCGGCCATCATTCATCGTCCGTGATGGCAAATTGGTCAGCATGGGTACGCCGCGTGGTCACTTGATCACTGACCAATCGTATTCCGACTATCGGCTAGAGGTCGAGTATCGCTTTGCGGGCAAACCGGGTAACTGTGGCGTGCTGGTTCACGCGTCCACCCCCAGGGCGCTGTACAAGATGTTTCCGCAATCCATCGAAGTGCAGATGATGCACGAAAACGCCGGGGACTTTTGGTGCATCCACGAAAACATCGTCGTGGACGACATGGCGTCGCGACGACCGGGGGATCCGTCGACCTGGGGCGGCAAACAAGGGCAAAGCCGACGCATCTTGAATCTGACCGACAGTTCGGAAAAGCCGCTGGGGCAATGGAACCGAATGGTCGTCGAATGTGTCGCTGACAAGGTCAAAGTCTGGGTCAACGGCGACCTGGTCAACGAAGGCTTTGATTGCACGGCCGAGCAAGGTCAGATTGCGTTGCAAGCCGAAGGCAGCGAGGTCGAATTTCGCAAGGTCCAACTGACGCCGATCCGGCAAATCAGTGAACAGGTCCCCGAAAACCAGGCAAGCGACCAATGA
- the serC gene encoding 3-phosphoserine/phosphohydroxythreonine transaminase, with translation MSSALTDSAQQRVFNFSAGPAALPLSVLEEVRDELVCYPGAGASIMEISHRDKRFVDLLHEAQATLRQLLGISDDYEVLFLQGGAALQFSMIPANLLRGTGKTAQYLLTGSWGKKAIKEAKKEGDALSIYDAGETNYDRLPAAGDYQVADDAAYLYYCSNETIQGVQFTDEPACPDSVPLVSDASSDFLCRPLDISKYGLLYACAQKNAGPAGVTVAIVRKDLLQRSPADLPGYLNYNNHAEADSEWNTPPTFAIYVLGKIAKWLRDDIGGLDAMLQQNQQKSQTLYQVIDQSNGFYRGHAQTEARSLMNVTFNLPNDDLQASFIAEAAKHDLAALKGHRSVGGIRASIYNAMPVEGVNTLASFMKDFAKANG, from the coding sequence ATGAGCTCAGCCCTGACCGATTCCGCCCAGCAACGCGTTTTCAACTTTTCCGCAGGTCCGGCTGCTTTGCCGTTGTCGGTCTTGGAAGAAGTCCGGGATGAACTGGTGTGTTATCCCGGTGCCGGTGCGTCCATTATGGAAATCAGCCACCGGGACAAACGATTTGTCGATCTGTTGCACGAAGCCCAGGCGACGCTGCGTCAGTTGCTGGGAATCAGCGACGATTATGAAGTCTTGTTTTTGCAGGGTGGTGCGGCGCTGCAGTTTTCGATGATCCCGGCGAACTTGTTGCGAGGCACCGGAAAGACCGCCCAGTACTTGTTGACCGGATCGTGGGGCAAAAAGGCGATCAAGGAAGCCAAGAAGGAAGGGGATGCCCTGTCGATCTATGACGCCGGGGAAACCAATTACGATCGACTGCCAGCCGCCGGTGATTACCAGGTCGCCGACGACGCGGCGTATCTGTATTACTGCAGCAATGAAACCATCCAAGGCGTCCAGTTCACCGACGAACCGGCATGTCCCGATTCGGTCCCCTTGGTCAGCGACGCGTCCAGCGATTTCCTTTGTCGCCCCTTGGACATTTCCAAATATGGGCTGTTGTATGCCTGTGCCCAAAAGAATGCCGGACCGGCCGGCGTCACCGTCGCGATCGTCCGCAAAGATTTGCTGCAACGCAGCCCTGCGGACTTGCCGGGTTACCTGAACTACAACAACCACGCCGAAGCCGATTCGGAATGGAACACACCACCGACGTTTGCCATCTACGTCCTTGGCAAAATCGCCAAGTGGTTGCGGGATGACATCGGCGGCTTGGATGCCATGCTGCAGCAGAATCAACAAAAGTCCCAAACGCTGTATCAGGTGATCGACCAAAGCAACGGTTTCTATCGCGGTCACGCCCAGACCGAGGCGCGGTCACTGATGAACGTGACATTCAACTTGCCAAACGATGATCTGCAGGCCAGTTTCATCGCCGAAGCCGCCAAGCATGATTTGGCGGCTTTGAAGGGACACCGCAGCGTCGGCGGGATTCGCGCCAGCATTTACAACGCAATGCCGGTGGAAGGTGTGAACACGTTGGCCAGCTTCATGAAAGATTTTGCGAAAGCCAACGGTTAA
- a CDS encoding MotA/TolQ/ExbB proton channel family protein gives MISLITQLSSRMKRIVGIRADERTDWVRRLSGDHCRPAFLCWLLLWAVAVHAIAVLGGPSTGYAQTAQTPIVDASEIQSVLNDAPEPEPGQGESPSGIDLLSLIFRGGVFMIPIAIMSLLVVTLAVERILTLRSRKIIPRRLVRELRTQMMDDAHFQPSKAFLTCEEFPSVASRVVKAMLMRTGAPIADAERAATETAQREADRYASPIRWLNLAAAATPLMGLLGTVWGMIVAFHESTTLTPDRSRSEQLSEGIYTALVTTLAGLIVAIPAAILAQHLENKLTRLFGRVEQLAFDLAPSLNRFVGNTQMRRDGALQPMADAAGDESTGGRPPQVTTGSVAGRTKTKSRGGIQAG, from the coding sequence ATGATTTCGCTGATCACACAACTTTCGTCGCGAATGAAACGCATCGTCGGCATCCGGGCCGATGAACGGACCGATTGGGTCCGGCGTTTGTCCGGCGACCATTGCCGTCCGGCATTCCTATGCTGGTTATTGCTGTGGGCGGTGGCAGTTCATGCCATCGCGGTGCTGGGCGGTCCATCGACGGGATACGCACAGACGGCCCAGACGCCGATCGTCGACGCATCCGAAATCCAGTCGGTGCTGAATGATGCACCGGAGCCTGAACCCGGCCAGGGCGAATCGCCCAGTGGAATTGATTTGCTCTCGCTGATCTTCCGCGGTGGTGTGTTCATGATTCCGATCGCGATCATGAGCTTGTTGGTGGTCACTTTGGCGGTGGAACGCATTTTGACGCTGCGTTCACGCAAAATCATTCCACGTCGTTTGGTGCGTGAACTGCGCACCCAGATGATGGACGACGCACACTTTCAGCCGTCCAAAGCGTTTTTGACCTGCGAGGAATTTCCTTCGGTGGCTTCACGCGTTGTCAAAGCGATGTTGATGCGGACCGGGGCTCCGATTGCCGATGCCGAGCGGGCTGCGACCGAAACGGCCCAGCGGGAAGCCGACCGTTACGCTTCGCCGATCCGGTGGTTGAATTTGGCAGCCGCGGCGACACCGTTGATGGGCTTGTTGGGCACGGTATGGGGCATGATCGTCGCGTTTCATGAATCGACCACATTGACGCCCGATCGCAGCCGCAGCGAACAGCTTTCCGAGGGCATCTACACGGCATTGGTGACGACATTGGCTGGTTTGATTGTCGCGATCCCGGCGGCGATCCTGGCCCAGCATTTGGAAAACAAGTTGACGCGTTTGTTTGGCCGTGTCGAACAATTGGCGTTTGATTTGGCGCCTTCGCTGAACCGATTCGTCGGCAACACTCAAATGCGTCGTGACGGGGCGTTGCAACCGATGGCCGATGCCGCGGGCGATGAATCGACCGGTGGACGTCCGC
- a CDS encoding phosphoglycerate dehydrogenase, protein MYKILTLNNISVKGLKRLPQDRYEIASEFTTPDAILLRSFKMHDMEIPDTVAAIGRAGAGVNNIPVDKLTARGVPVFNAPGANANAVKELVVAGLLMAVRNIYPAMRFAGTLEGDDAKISKEVEAGKKNYVGSELPSKTLGVIGLGAIGVRVANAASALGMKVVGYDPKISVQSAWKLSRKVEQAVSLDHLFSRCDCISVHVPLIDATKGLVNAERIAMMPAGGVIVNLARGGICDDDAVLAALDSGHLQSYVIDFPTGQLLQHKKVISFPHLGASTEEAEENCAIMVADQVREYLEDGTIRNSVNFPEAVMPRGSGKRITVANNNVPNMVGQISTILADAGLNIADLLNKSRGDAAYTIIDVDGDVADSVIQSIRDIDGVLSVRLLG, encoded by the coding sequence ATGTACAAGATCCTGACCCTGAACAATATCTCCGTCAAAGGCCTCAAGCGTCTGCCGCAGGACCGCTACGAGATCGCATCAGAATTCACCACACCTGACGCCATTCTGTTGCGGTCGTTCAAGATGCACGACATGGAGATCCCCGACACCGTGGCGGCCATCGGCCGGGCCGGGGCAGGGGTCAATAACATTCCGGTCGACAAGTTGACCGCTCGAGGTGTTCCGGTGTTCAACGCACCGGGGGCCAATGCGAACGCCGTCAAAGAATTGGTCGTTGCCGGATTGTTGATGGCGGTACGAAACATCTATCCCGCGATGCGGTTCGCCGGAACCCTGGAAGGCGATGATGCGAAGATCAGCAAGGAAGTCGAAGCCGGCAAAAAGAACTATGTCGGCAGCGAACTTCCGTCCAAGACGCTGGGGGTGATTGGTTTGGGGGCCATCGGGGTTCGTGTCGCCAACGCTGCATCGGCCCTGGGAATGAAAGTCGTCGGATACGATCCAAAAATCAGTGTGCAGAGCGCTTGGAAACTGTCACGCAAAGTGGAACAAGCGGTCAGTCTGGATCACTTGTTCAGCCGGTGTGATTGCATTTCGGTTCACGTGCCATTGATCGATGCGACCAAAGGTCTGGTCAACGCCGAACGCATCGCCATGATGCCCGCCGGCGGTGTGATCGTGAACTTGGCCCGCGGCGGCATCTGCGATGACGATGCGGTGCTTGCGGCCTTGGACAGTGGTCATCTGCAATCGTACGTGATCGACTTTCCGACCGGTCAGTTGCTGCAACACAAAAAGGTCATTTCATTTCCCCACTTGGGCGCGTCCACCGAAGAAGCCGAAGAGAACTGCGCGATCATGGTCGCCGATCAAGTTCGCGAGTACTTGGAAGACGGCACGATTCGCAATTCGGTCAACTTCCCCGAAGCGGTCATGCCGCGCGGCAGTGGTAAACGGATCACCGTTGCCAACAACAACGTGCCCAATATGGTCGGACAAATCTCAACCATCTTGGCCGACGCGGGGCTGAACATCGCCGACCTGTTGAACAAGTCACGTGGGGATGCCGCGTACACCATCATCGACGTGGACGGCGACGTCGCCGATTCCGTCATTCAGTCGATTCGCGACATCGATGGTGTGCTCAGCGTGCGCCTGTTGGGCTAA
- a CDS encoding HdeD family acid-resistance protein yields the protein MNDRPVISTTPLLVMGIVLAVMGGVAIAAPAIAGTAVVLLIGSLMLLAGIAQVVAAIQVKGWSDKLPMIILGAITAIAGLGVLAHPLLGLSFLALLLTIFFVVEGVWKIVASFSFRPATGWIALLISGLLTLALGIMIWMQWPLSGLWATGVLVGVNLLFTGVSLIGLAMTLKQAGQAVRSTIDAS from the coding sequence ATGAATGACCGACCCGTGATTTCGACGACACCTTTGTTGGTGATGGGAATTGTTCTGGCGGTCATGGGAGGCGTCGCGATTGCCGCGCCAGCCATCGCCGGCACTGCCGTTGTTCTTCTGATCGGATCGTTGATGCTGCTTGCGGGGATCGCACAAGTGGTCGCCGCGATTCAGGTCAAAGGTTGGTCCGACAAATTGCCCATGATCATTCTGGGGGCAATTACCGCGATCGCCGGCTTGGGCGTGTTAGCGCATCCGCTTCTGGGGCTCAGTTTTCTAGCCTTGTTGTTGACGATCTTTTTTGTCGTCGAAGGCGTTTGGAAAATCGTGGCATCGTTCAGTTTTCGCCCCGCGACCGGTTGGATCGCCCTGTTGATCAGTGGCTTGTTGACACTGGCATTGGGCATCATGATCTGGATGCAGTGGCCGCTGTCTGGGCTTTGGGCGACCGGAGTGCTGGTCGGTGTCAATCTGCTGTTCACCGGTGTTTCGCTGATCGGGCTTGCGATGACGTTGAAGCAAGCCGGGCAAGCGGTGCGGTCAACGATCGACGCATCGTAG
- a CDS encoding O-antigen ligase family protein has translation MPEALADVDDFAADASGGCRGWPRRLLWASTALAIFVGPVDIVADGGTMTVGLDPVVAVKLGTALIAMIWSAWGLATCRGVRELVLSMPALLLFGILFLVLLATPRAVSSASAATALINTTYVVFIATSLVGLGIRGTVSAMTVGMFVYTCCAWGLYLTMPRYGVFPEDLGGGLIVYRLGGMGHPNGVSRAICLGLILSVWLWKSGRIPTRWFALVAPVFAVAAYLAWSRTSLVATAIALLILWADQILRRRVVAAITVLAMVGITTLTVVWMAGYGESIAEIALSKLTKTGSTEELTTGTGRAEIWAYSIDLIRQRPWIGHGFNAGPTLLERFSQSTHNAVLHASLAGGVVAGGFMVVLLIVTLNLVLTGGHPLIRAVAFFVLISCLLEETVLETFPGPCTLTWLMCLFYPTYAWMQRHNRETSDLANRRQAMLKAPTAGISTSPSPSH, from the coding sequence ATGCCCGAAGCCCTCGCCGACGTCGATGATTTCGCCGCCGACGCCAGCGGCGGCTGCAGGGGTTGGCCCCGACGCTTGCTTTGGGCCAGCACGGCTTTGGCGATCTTCGTCGGCCCGGTGGACATCGTCGCCGACGGCGGCACGATGACGGTCGGCCTGGACCCGGTCGTGGCCGTCAAATTGGGGACGGCGCTGATCGCTATGATTTGGTCGGCCTGGGGTCTGGCGACCTGTCGCGGCGTCCGCGAATTGGTCCTGTCGATGCCGGCATTGCTGCTGTTCGGAATCCTATTCCTGGTGTTGTTGGCCACGCCACGGGCGGTCAGCTCGGCGTCGGCGGCCACCGCATTGATCAACACCACTTATGTGGTATTCATTGCCACGTCGTTGGTCGGCCTGGGCATTCGAGGCACTGTGTCGGCGATGACCGTCGGCATGTTTGTCTACACCTGTTGCGCGTGGGGTCTTTACCTAACTATGCCTCGCTATGGTGTGTTCCCCGAAGACTTGGGCGGTGGGCTGATCGTCTATCGGCTTGGCGGCATGGGTCACCCCAACGGGGTCAGCCGTGCGATTTGCCTGGGCCTGATCCTTTCAGTGTGGCTGTGGAAATCCGGTCGAATCCCCACGCGTTGGTTTGCCTTGGTCGCGCCCGTCTTCGCCGTTGCTGCTTATCTGGCGTGGAGCCGAACCAGCCTGGTCGCCACGGCGATCGCGCTGCTGATCTTATGGGCCGACCAAATCCTTCGGCGTCGTGTGGTCGCGGCAATCACCGTGCTGGCCATGGTCGGTATCACCACACTGACGGTCGTCTGGATGGCTGGGTACGGCGAATCGATCGCCGAAATCGCGTTGTCAAAATTGACCAAGACGGGCAGCACCGAAGAACTGACCACCGGAACGGGGCGTGCCGAGATCTGGGCCTATTCGATCGACCTGATTCGCCAAAGGCCATGGATCGGTCACGGATTCAATGCCGGCCCCACGTTACTGGAACGCTTTTCACAGTCGACGCACAACGCGGTGCTGCACGCGTCTCTGGCCGGCGGCGTCGTTGCCGGCGGATTCATGGTGGTGCTGTTGATCGTGACTTTGAATCTGGTTTTAACCGGCGGCCATCCGCTGATCCGTGCGGTGGCATTCTTTGTGTTGATCAGTTGCCTGTTGGAAGAAACCGTCTTGGAAACGTTTCCCGGCCCGTGCACACTGACTTGGCTGATGTGTCTGTTCTACCCGACCTATGCATGGATGCAGCGGCACAACCGCGAGACATCGGACCTTGCGAACAGACGCCAAGCCATGCTGAAAGCACCCACAGCCGGAATCAGCACCAGCCCATCACCGTCGCATTAG
- a CDS encoding tetratricopeptide repeat protein, producing MRRSIHLVPSIVMAVVLATVTSEQIVVAQDDAADAASTDEQAMALYADAANFQTAGAIKLAIESWQAFLNRFPDHKMASGAAHYLGVCYMQQEKPDYQAAAKSFARALRDKTYDLREESLANLGWCLYATAGPAPDWDQDKLRQAISVLGTLRKEFPESPFSDRADYYTAESYFGLGQTQKAIEYLDRMLAAPDAKESPLRCEALYSRGIAYEGQRDFEKAIASYRQLIDVCDDSDLVADVHLRMGDIAILNGQFGDAIDSFLLAEDQASADQDKAYAIYRHAFALTKNNQPGKAADLYERLIQEHGDSSYATAAILASAQSTYRSGDIDLASQRFERVLEKGDPTAATEAAHWLVRIALSKNDAKAAAEIARNQIDRGIEGDFGTALRLDLADALAADPTTIDQARDEFKAVATDNPKDPLAPRALYNAAFFSLQLGDAEQAIRQGEQFLDQYSQDELAADVRFVVAEALLRQGEVKRAADWYEELINSQEDRDNPQRPLWVIRGAASMQSAGQAEAAIEMLRREVDRLPQSAQKAEASLMIGQALMATGKPSSAVAAFGKSLEYNDQWARSSEARLLRGVAFQADGKTDQAAQVWTELSADDTDPRMADQAIFKLGQLAANQGDHATAIAEFGKILDRKNDPNLLPYAQYAQARSFIADKQPERAETQLDAWIDTYPNHSLKGDVLTSLASVKRLLGKDDQASELLQQAASSTASSMTSAAVLFESAMLDQEKERYDDAIEKFVRIRSEYPNYAASDRVTFELAWSYKEAGKTQQAETEFENFLKQFPDSPLGVDAKYFLAQQAYQRDQWQVAADLYSQAAQSADDPEMSEKSLYRLGWAHFKDGDFADARDAFSRQADQHPGGEYLMDALMMIGECDFKRKDFDAALDSYTRARTRIENADESAQSLSQDDERQVRELILLHGGQSAAQLKRWDDALDWYQELRTRFPNTDYLSQVFYEIAFANQQKGDTGQALQFYGQVAQKYRNSVAARSRFMMGEIHFEAGRLDKAIEEFQRVMFGFGAEKASKGIKVWQAKSGYEAARCSERLMQQARTEQAKKRAKEIAVQFYRYVVEKHPTDEMAERAQQRLKTL from the coding sequence ATGCGCAGATCCATTCACCTTGTTCCGTCGATCGTCATGGCCGTGGTGCTGGCGACGGTGACATCCGAACAAATCGTCGTGGCACAGGACGATGCTGCTGATGCTGCATCGACCGATGAACAGGCGATGGCGTTGTATGCCGACGCAGCCAATTTTCAAACCGCCGGCGCGATCAAATTGGCGATCGAATCTTGGCAGGCTTTCTTGAACCGGTTTCCCGATCACAAGATGGCGTCCGGGGCGGCGCATTATCTGGGCGTCTGTTACATGCAACAGGAAAAGCCCGACTATCAGGCGGCAGCAAAATCGTTCGCCCGGGCCCTGCGCGACAAGACGTACGATTTGCGAGAGGAAAGTCTGGCCAACTTAGGGTGGTGTTTGTACGCGACCGCAGGTCCGGCGCCGGATTGGGATCAAGACAAGTTACGTCAAGCGATCAGCGTTCTGGGGACACTGAGAAAAGAGTTTCCCGAAAGCCCTTTCTCGGATCGTGCGGATTACTACACCGCGGAATCCTATTTCGGACTCGGGCAAACACAAAAAGCGATCGAGTATTTGGATCGTATGTTGGCGGCGCCCGACGCTAAGGAGTCTCCGCTCCGGTGCGAAGCTTTGTATTCACGAGGGATCGCTTACGAAGGCCAACGTGATTTTGAAAAAGCGATCGCGTCCTATCGTCAATTGATCGATGTGTGTGACGATTCGGACTTGGTCGCTGATGTCCATCTGCGAATGGGCGACATCGCTATTTTGAATGGACAATTCGGCGATGCCATTGATTCGTTTCTGTTGGCCGAAGATCAGGCGTCTGCCGACCAGGACAAAGCTTACGCGATTTATCGGCACGCCTTTGCATTGACAAAAAACAATCAGCCGGGCAAGGCCGCTGATCTTTACGAACGATTGATTCAGGAACACGGTGACAGTTCCTATGCGACCGCGGCCATCCTAGCCTCGGCACAAAGCACCTACCGCAGCGGTGACATCGATCTGGCATCGCAGCGTTTTGAACGTGTTTTGGAAAAGGGGGATCCCACAGCGGCAACCGAAGCGGCGCATTGGCTGGTGCGAATCGCTTTGTCCAAGAATGACGCCAAGGCCGCGGCGGAAATCGCCCGAAATCAGATCGACCGAGGGATCGAGGGGGATTTTGGGACCGCGTTGCGTCTGGATTTGGCCGATGCACTTGCGGCGGATCCGACGACGATCGATCAGGCACGCGACGAATTCAAGGCGGTTGCGACGGACAATCCAAAGGATCCTTTGGCCCCGCGTGCGTTGTACAACGCCGCGTTCTTCTCGTTGCAATTGGGAGACGCCGAACAAGCGATTCGCCAGGGTGAACAGTTTCTTGATCAGTATTCACAGGACGAACTGGCCGCCGATGTCAGGTTTGTGGTGGCCGAAGCGTTGCTGCGGCAGGGCGAGGTCAAACGGGCCGCCGATTGGTATGAAGAACTGATCAACAGCCAAGAAGATCGTGACAATCCCCAGCGACCGTTGTGGGTGATCCGCGGGGCTGCATCGATGCAATCGGCCGGTCAAGCGGAGGCCGCGATTGAGATGCTGCGGCGCGAGGTCGACCGGCTGCCCCAGTCAGCCCAGAAAGCGGAAGCTTCACTGATGATCGGCCAAGCGTTGATGGCGACCGGCAAGCCGTCCAGCGCCGTTGCCGCGTTCGGTAAAAGCTTGGAGTACAACGATCAATGGGCCCGCTCGTCGGAAGCCCGTTTGTTGCGCGGCGTGGCGTTTCAAGCGGATGGCAAAACGGACCAGGCCGCCCAGGTATGGACAGAACTTTCGGCAGATGACACGGATCCGCGAATGGCGGATCAGGCGATTTTTAAACTCGGCCAGTTGGCGGCAAACCAAGGGGACCATGCAACTGCCATCGCTGAGTTCGGCAAGATCTTGGACCGAAAGAACGATCCAAATCTTTTGCCTTACGCACAGTACGCCCAGGCAAGGTCCTTCATCGCCGACAAGCAACCGGAGCGCGCCGAAACGCAGTTGGACGCGTGGATCGACACGTATCCGAATCATTCTTTGAAGGGGGACGTGTTGACTTCGCTGGCATCGGTGAAACGATTGCTGGGCAAGGACGACCAGGCGTCCGAACTGTTGCAACAGGCCGCTTCATCCACGGCGTCGTCGATGACATCGGCTGCGGTGTTGTTCGAGTCGGCGATGTTGGACCAGGAAAAGGAACGCTATGACGATGCGATTGAGAAGTTTGTGCGGATTCGGTCCGAGTATCCGAACTATGCGGCGTCCGATCGCGTGACGTTCGAACTGGCTTGGTCGTACAAGGAAGCGGGGAAAACGCAGCAAGCGGAGACCGAGTTCGAGAACTTCCTAAAACAGTTTCCGGACAGTCCGCTGGGGGTGGATGCAAAGTATTTCTTGGCCCAACAGGCCTATCAGCGGGATCAATGGCAGGTTGCGGCGGACCTGTACAGCCAGGCTGCACAGTCGGCGGACGATCCGGAGATGTCGGAAAAGTCGCTGTATCGATTGGGTTGGGCGCACTTCAAGGACGGGGATTTTGCCGACGCACGCGATGCTTTTTCCCGTCAGGCCGATCAGCATCCCGGCGGTGAGTATCTGATGGATGCGTTGATGATGATCGGTGAATGCGATTTCAAACGCAAGGATTTTGATGCGGCTTTGGACAGCTACACCCGGGCTCGAACCCGGATCGAAAACGCTGACGAATCAGCCCAATCTTTGTCCCAGGATGACGAACGACAGGTTCGGGAACTGATTTTGCTGCATGGCGGACAAAGTGCAGCCCAGTTGAAACGCTGGGACGATGCGCTGGATTGGTATCAGGAATTGCGGACACGATTTCCCAACACCGACTATCTGTCTCAAGTCTTCTACGAAATCGCGTTCGCGAATCAGCAGAAAGGTGACACGGGGCAGGCGCTACAGTTTTATGGACAGGTCGCCCAAAAGTACCGAAATTCGGTGGCCGCGCGATCACGCTTTATGATGGGCGAGATTCATTTCGAAGCGGGGCGTTTGGACAAAGCCATCGAAGAATTTCAACGAGTCATGTTTGGTTTCGGTGCCGAAAAAGCATCGAAAGGAATCAAGGTTTGGCAGGCCAAAAGTGGGTACGAAGCCGCCCGGTGTAGCGAACGGTTGATGCAGCAAGCTCGCACCGAACAAGCCAAAAAGCGGGCCAAAGAAATTGCGGTGCAGTTTTATCGCTACGTCGTAGAAAAACATCCGACGGACGAAATGGCCGAACGGGCCCAACAGCGTCTGAAAACCTTATAG
- a CDS encoding NAD-dependent epimerase/dehydratase family protein: MTTSLITGGSGFIGSHLAEHLLQRGDDVIVVDDLSTGCQNNLSGSMDHPRLDFIEGSIDDVALVAELLGRSDRVFHLAAAVGVALIAKEPIQTIERNVYPTQLILDRLGSMAQRGRQVPCFIASTSEVYGKNPKDTWSEEDDLVFGATTRPRWSYGVSKAIDEFLALAHVKQQGLPIVVGRFFNVVGPRQTGAYGMVLPRFVEAALAGRPLVVHDDGHQVRCFAHVDDIIQAVVKLIETPSASGRVYNIGSDQPVSILDLAKRVIERTDSSSEIQFQSYSDAYDQSFEDIRRRVPDLQRIHDAIGFRPTMNLDDIIDSVANQYASKTP, from the coding sequence ATGACCACATCATTGATTACCGGCGGATCGGGATTCATCGGATCACACCTGGCCGAACACCTGCTGCAGCGAGGTGATGACGTCATTGTCGTCGATGACCTGTCGACGGGTTGCCAGAACAACCTGAGCGGAAGCATGGATCATCCGCGTCTGGATTTCATCGAAGGCAGCATCGACGACGTCGCCTTGGTCGCGGAACTTTTGGGTCGTTCTGACCGCGTGTTTCACCTTGCCGCTGCGGTGGGCGTCGCCTTGATCGCCAAGGAGCCGATCCAAACGATCGAGCGCAATGTTTACCCGACACAATTGATCCTGGATCGCCTGGGCAGCATGGCCCAGCGTGGTCGCCAGGTCCCGTGTTTTATTGCCAGCACAAGCGAAGTGTATGGCAAAAACCCCAAGGACACCTGGTCGGAAGAAGACGATCTGGTCTTCGGCGCGACCACTCGACCGCGATGGAGCTATGGCGTCAGCAAGGCGATTGATGAATTTCTGGCTTTGGCCCACGTCAAACAACAAGGCCTGCCGATCGTGGTCGGTCGTTTCTTCAACGTCGTGGGGCCACGCCAAACCGGCGCGTACGGCATGGTTCTGCCTCGTTTCGTCGAAGCCGCGCTGGCCGGCCGACCGCTGGTTGTTCACGACGACGGTCACCAAGTCCGATGCTTCGCCCACGTCGACGATATCATCCAAGCCGTCGTGAAGTTGATCGAAACGCCTTCGGCAAGCGGTCGTGTGTACAACATCGGCAGCGACCAACCGGTGTCCATTTTGGATTTGGCCAAACGCGTCATCGAACGCACCGATTCATCGTCGGAAATTCAATTCCAATCCTACAGCGATGCGTACGATCAATCCTTCGAAGACATCCGTCGGCGGGTCCCCGATTTGCAACGGATTCATGATGCGATCGGGTTTCGACCAACCATGAATTTGGACGACATCATCGATTCCGTTGCCAATCAATATGCATCCAAAACACCGTAA